In Dehalococcoidales bacterium, the genomic stretch CCAGGCGGAATGCGTAGAACTGCAGCCACCAGCCTCGCAGGTCACGCTCCCCGGGCCAGTTCCTGGCCTTGCCGTCGATGGCCCAGAGGTGAGTCCGGCTGTTGAAGTATACGATGCCATCCTTGACTGCCGGCGAGCACGGTACTTCTCGAGTCTTCACCCGAAGGCGGAACCTCCCGTTGTCTGCCTGCAATGCGTAGATGGAGCCGTCCATCGAGCCGACGTACACGATGCCGTTTTCCACCGCCGGCGACGATGCTACGAAGCTTCCGGTCTTGTATTCCCAGACCTTAATCCCGGTCTTGGCATCGAGGCAGTAGACGGAGTAGTTGTCTGAGCCAAAGATGACCGTGCCGTCAGCAACTGCTACGGAGGACTTTACGGGATACTGGGTGTGGAAACGCCAGAGCTCTTCACCGGTATCGGTGTCTATCGCATACAGGTTGCCGTCATTGGAGCCGACATATACGATACCATCGTAGACCGTAGGCGAGGAATCAATCCAGGTCTCCGCAGTGAACTCCCAGCGTTTCTCGCCCGTATCTGCGTCGACAGCATAGAGCTTGAAGTCACGGGAGCCGAAGTAGACAGTGCCATCCATTACGGTAGGAGACGAATGAACCTGGGCGCCCGTGGTGAATGACCATTTCAGGGTCCCCTGGGGCGCCGGGCTATCGGGGTTGATGCTGCCGGTACGACCGAGGTCATGCCGGAACATCGTCCATTCCCCGGGGGCTGGGCTGGAGTTGAGTTCGGGTGATGGAGGCAGGACTACGTCAGTGAAGCTGAATACTAAGAGGAATAAGGCGCCGGCCAGCATCAGGGGGGCCAGTACACTCACAGAGACGATTTTGAACAGCTTTCGGCGTCGACCCCACAGCCCATGCCGCTTCATAATCACAGTGAGCTGCCGAGTGTTTACCGGTTCAACCGAGTAGAGTGAGGCTCCCCAGCAATGCTGGCAGTGCGGGGTTCCCGCCGGGTTTGGCTGCCGGCATACCGGGCAAATAAGCCAGTATTCCGGTTGCTGCTCGGAGTTCTCAGGAGCGGAACCCATTATTCACCTCGGTTTATTATTGGTGGATGTGAGGAGACAACATCAGACTCTGGCTGCGTGATTACTGATGTTCTCATGCATAACCTTATCCCGAAAGTCCGGGGGGTGGTGCCCCTGAGTGGGCGTGGAGTTAAGAGACAGGCTTTCTAGAGAAATGCGGTTGGAGGCAGGCGGGGTACTTCCCTCGTCTCAGACAATCTCAAGGGTGGCTCTTGTGCCAGCCTTGGCGGCCTTCACCCTTATCAGGGTGCGCATGGCCTCGGCGATACGTCCTTGTTTACCTATGACCCTTCCCTTATCATCATCGGCAACCTGTAGTTTGAGTATGATGCCTTGCTCATCCTCTTCTTCGGTAACCTGGACATCGTCGGGTGCGTTGACAATTGACTTCGCGATGTACTCTACTAGATCTCTCATGCTTTCTCCTTGGCTGTCTTGAACTTGTCCATGATACCCGTTTTGGATAGCAGCCGACTAGCTGTGGCCGTTGGTTGAGCCCCTTGCCCAAGCCACTTGAGTGCTTCTTCTTCCTTGATGACCACTGTCTCGGGGTCGGTGAGGGGGTCGTAGTGTCCGATAATACTAAGGGATGCGCCGTCACGAGGCGCTCGGGAATCGACTACCACCAGCCGATAGCTTGGTTTTTTCTTGGCACCCATTCGTCTTAATCTTATTTTTAGCATGTCTGGACTATTATGCGGTATTGGTAACGGGTTGTCAATAGTGTCAGGCTGCCATTGCGGATATTCAGTATCTTCCAGGATAGCATGCTGACATTCGCCGAACGTAAGGTTACCGGCCTGAGGTCCGTCGTCCATCTGGAAATCACTTGACAACGACCCCTGAAAAGCGTCTTAATAAGGCTGCGTCGATTGATACGAGAAGAGTCTGTACTACAAAACCAAGGAGGGGAATCAATGTGGGATGCTTCGAAGTGTGACCTGTGCGGAGATTGCCTGGTAAAGTGCCTCTATGTCGATTATGACAGGGACAAGGCGGTCGCTAATATCAAGGCACTCATGGAAGGCGAAACCGCCGAAATCGTCAGTAAGTGCATCACCTGCTGCGCCTGTCAGGAATACTGCCCTACCGGGGCTGACCCGTTCAGCCTTATCATAAGTGCTGTGGAGAAGGCGGGAATCTTCCCCATGAGTGAGGAAGACCTGGTTACTGGCAGCTTCAACATTCCCAGCGAGGTGATACCCGGTGATGCGGATAAACCTGTCCTTTCAATCTGTACCATGGGACGATACCTCTCCGAAGAGACCCTGGCCAGCCAGCTATTTGAAGGTATGGGCATAATCAAGGGAGGGGACTACTACTGTCTTATCGGGTGGGAGCATTCCGGCAAGGAGAGTCCCATTGCGAGGTACGCACAGAGGTTCATCGACAACCTGGCAAGCGTACAGAAAGACATTGTTTTCCTCCACGATGACTGCTATGCCATGGTGCATGCCAAGAGCAGGGATTACGGCATCGACATTCCCTTCAACTACATGCATCTCTTCGAGTACCTGCGTAACTACCTTAGAGACCATCAAAGCAGCATAACCAGGTTGGGAAAGAAAATCGCCTACCAGCAGCCCTGCGCGTCCCGATACACACCGGAGAAGAATGTCTTTCTTGATGAAATCCTGGAGCTAATCGGCGTGGAACGGCCACCCCGGAAATACGAGCGGGAGACGGCCCTCTGCTGCACCGCCCCGATTATCCGCACCGATGTGGACAGGGCGGTCGAGTTCCAGGAGAAGAA encodes the following:
- a CDS encoding KH domain-containing protein, with product MRDLVEYIAKSIVNAPDDVQVTEEEDEQGIILKLQVADDDKGRVIGKQGRIAEAMRTLIRVKAAKAGTRATLEIV
- the rpsP gene encoding 30S ribosomal protein S16, with the protein product MLKIRLRRMGAKKKPSYRLVVVDSRAPRDGASLSIIGHYDPLTDPETVVIKEEEALKWLGQGAQPTATASRLLSKTGIMDKFKTAKEKA
- a CDS encoding (Fe-S)-binding protein, which codes for MWDASKCDLCGDCLVKCLYVDYDRDKAVANIKALMEGETAEIVSKCITCCACQEYCPTGADPFSLIISAVEKAGIFPMSEEDLVTGSFNIPSEVIPGDADKPVLSICTMGRYLSEETLASQLFEGMGIIKGGDYYCLIGWEHSGKESPIARYAQRFIDNLASVQKDIVFLHDDCYAMVHAKSRDYGIDIPFNYMHLFEYLRNYLRDHQSSITRLGKKIAYQQPCASRYTPEKNVFLDEILELIGVERPPRKYERETALCCTAPIIRTDVDRAVEFQEKNVRDAIDCGADALLTLCPVCDRVMQRPTGQFGLKKIYITDLCRIALGEQSWPVVAG
- a CDS encoding PQQ-binding-like beta-propeller repeat protein, whose protein sequence is MGSAPENSEQQPEYWLICPVCRQPNPAGTPHCQHCWGASLYSVEPVNTRQLTVIMKRHGLWGRRRKLFKIVSVSVLAPLMLAGALFLLVFSFTDVVLPPSPELNSSPAPGEWTMFRHDLGRTGSINPDSPAPQGTLKWSFTTGAQVHSSPTVMDGTVYFGSRDFKLYAVDADTGEKRWEFTAETWIDSSPTVYDGIVYVGSNDGNLYAIDTDTGEELWRFHTQYPVKSSVAVADGTVIFGSDNYSVYCLDAKTGIKVWEYKTGSFVASSPAVENGIVYVGSMDGSIYALQADNGRFRLRVKTREVPCSPAVKDGIVYFNSRTHLWAIDGKARNWPGERDLRGWWLQFYAFRLAPMPPPISGIMWTLPLGTGRTSTSSPIVTDDTIYTALDSWLHAVDLETRERQWTFVAGGLLRSSPALGNNVLYIGSEDGRLYAVDATNGLKLWDFATGDKITSSPALVDGVIYVGSYDGKLYAIE